A window of Ranitomeya variabilis isolate aRanVar5 chromosome 2, aRanVar5.hap1, whole genome shotgun sequence contains these coding sequences:
- the LOC143809189 gene encoding uncharacterized protein LOC143809189, with protein MMPRYLLVILEPCTFVVNILRFFNVCVGRRRRQQPPAPASSTSGSPQPGTSRRRRRQQPSARAGTPSSATSGSSQPGISHAVRTRRATTPPQATTPPFRHSSSTPGSAAFSPEATLPAAAGAQARGWEVSSSSTSSGDDQPASLLQATTVRDLLAKQRRLEGTAAHLQGTAARLQETASRLQEQVKAHGRMLRQLLAHRRGTM; from the exons ATGATGCCTAGGTATTTGTTGGTaattctggagccctgtacttttgttGTCAACATATTAAGGTTCTTTAATGTTTGTGTAGGGAGACGGCGCCGGCAACAGCCACCAGCACCAGCATCctccaccagcggcagcccacagcccgggacatcac GGAGAAGGCGCCGGCAACAGCCATCAGCAAGAGCCGGCACGCCTTcatccgccaccagcggcagcTCACAGCCCGGGATATCAC ACGCTGTAAGGACCAGGCGCGCTACCACCCCACCGCAGGCCACAACACCACCCTTCCGCCACTCATCTTCCACCCCCGGGTCGGCGGCATTCTCACCAGAGGCAACCCTTC ctgcggcaGCTGGTGCACAAGCGAggggatgggaggtgagcagcTCTTCCACCTCTTCCGGGGATGACCAACcggcgtcccttctcc AAGCGACCACCGTGAGAGACCTGCTGGCCAAGCAGAGGCGGCTGGAGGGGACAGCAGCGCACCTTCAGGGGACAGCAGCGCGCCTGCAGGAGACAGCATCACGCCTGCAGGAGCAGGTTAAAGCTCATGGACGCATGCTGCGCCAACTGCTAGCCCACCGCCGTGGGACTATGTAA
- the LOC143803679 gene encoding uncharacterized protein LOC143803679 yields the protein MSSPVSSSDEEFQPRQSEVDHVSESTSTEGQRGTEQRSQGPGGRRQRVSQRDDDRIDNDLLISLVQERVPLWDSRDKQHAVNSVLRRLWSEVAQALWDGWENSTPRVRNAFVEKVRTRWRSMKDRFNCDLRAEKSAASGSGARHRLYKYHRVLAFLRPVLLMRTTHCTTVATGAGAVLQPEATDPSQPSSSAAPGGSSTLTGDQGAGPSGLPLSQSSFAAPILAGSSRQRQRASDRSLMPEFLHLSSVLHDAIKALGDRMDANHNLLNCRIQDVAKSVDQLKADLNKPAQHFFNQILEGMSEHLSPDLQLSVMQACNVAFVQAMQQSQSRNVAAYPTVPSLSQVNTIPTSAAYHCTATSIPSTGVLHYSANTMTSAVGHPTATTVTTAAPAWTSSADTTRTQDPGMAYRAGTLPMQQDPSMQYRTGPPQMQQDRGLAYRTGPTPMQQDRGVAYRTGPTPMQQDRGVAYRTGPTPMQQDRGVAFLAGHPPMQQDPSMAYRTGPPMMQHDQAIPFQAGPTLMQQDTSMALCSPPPAMQQDTVMGFVSPPPPTRHQDPGRVFVSPPPTRHQDPGFRN from the exons atgtcttctccggtttcctcgtctgatgaggagttccagccacgtcaatcagaagtggatcacgtgagcgag agcacttcaacagagggacagagaggtactgagcagcggagtcaaggtccaggtggaagacggcagcgg gtttcacaacgggacgacgaccggattgataatgacctgctgatcagtctggtccaggagcgagtcccgttgtgggacagccgggataaacagcacgccgtcaatagtgttctccgtcgtttgtggagtgaggtggcccaagcgttgtgggatggctgggagaattccacgccacgggtccgtaatgcatttg tggaaaaagtaaggacacgttggcgttccatgaaggaccgcttcaactgtgacctacgtgcagagaagagtgcagctagtggttccggagcaaggcaccggctctacaaataccaccgtgtgttggccttcctgagaccggtccttctcatgagaac cacacactgcacgactgtcgccacaggtgctggagcggtccttcagccggaagccacggacccgtcccagccatccagcagcgcagcaccaggtgggtcttccacactcactggagaccagggggctggcccatcaggtcttcccctttcgcagtcctctttcgctgcacccattttggcgggctcatcccggcagcgacagagggcttcggataggtccctcatgcccgagtttttacacttgagctcggttttacatgatgctatcaaggctttaggtgacagaatggatgcgaaccataatctcttaaattgccgcatccaggatgtcgccaaaagcgttgatcaattgaaagccgacctcaataagccagctcagcattttttcaatcaaatcctagagggcatgtcggaacaccttagccctgatctccagctgagtgtgatgcaggcctgcaatgttgcttttgtgcaggctatgcagcagagtcagagtcgtaatgtggcggcctatccaactgtgccgtcactgtcacaagtaaacactattcctacctctgctgcataccactgcacggccacctctattccctctacaggtgtactccactacagcgccaacacgatgacgagtgctgttggacatcccaccgccaccaccgtgacgaccgctgctccggcttggacctcctccgctgacaccacgaggacgcaggaccctggcatggcttatcgggccggcaccctcccgatgcagcaggacccatccatgcaatatcggaccggcccaccccagatgcagcaggaccgaggcctggcataccggaccggacccaccccgatgcagcaggaccgaggcgttgcataccggaccggacccaccccgatgcagcaggaccgaggcgttgcataccggaccggacccaccccgatgcagcaggaccgaggcgttgctttcctggcaggacaccccccgatgcagcaggacccatccatggcgtatcgcaccgggccccccatgatgcagcacgaccaagccatacctttccaggcaggacccaccctgatgcagcaggacacatccatggctttatgttcccccccaccagcaatgcagcaggacactgttatgggatttgtttcccccccccccccaacgaggcaccaggatcctggaagggtttttgtttccccacccccaacgaggcaccaggacccaggt ttcagaaatTAA